Proteins found in one Methylobacterium sp. CB376 genomic segment:
- a CDS encoding PP2C family protein-serine/threonine phosphatase gives MKTDATEPTPRPVRAALDLGSACHAGRVRELNEDRFLLAPESGIFAVADGMGGHAGGEVASTAVVEALAAVGPAASAGDLLTALKARLAAANADIQKVARARGAVVGTTVAVLLIHAPHFACLWSGDSRIYRVRGGVLAQLSRDHTEIQSLVERGVITPQEAQTWPRRNVITRAIGVQAQPELDLDHGLLEAGDLFILCSDGLTRHVEDGEILAAASGPESGSAQGLCDALLALTLHRGAADNVTVVAVRYLGRPADAPADSPAASGPRPPEGPRA, from the coding sequence ATGAAGACAGACGCCACCGAGCCGACGCCGCGGCCAGTCCGGGCCGCGCTGGACCTGGGCTCGGCCTGCCATGCGGGGCGCGTGCGCGAGTTGAACGAGGACCGTTTCCTGCTCGCGCCGGAGAGCGGGATCTTCGCGGTGGCGGACGGGATGGGCGGGCACGCGGGCGGCGAGGTGGCGAGCACCGCGGTGGTGGAGGCCCTGGCCGCGGTCGGGCCTGCAGCCTCGGCGGGGGACCTGCTCACCGCCCTGAAGGCGCGGCTCGCCGCCGCCAACGCGGACATCCAGAAGGTTGCCCGGGCGCGCGGCGCCGTCGTCGGCACCACGGTCGCGGTGCTGCTGATCCACGCGCCGCACTTCGCCTGCCTGTGGTCGGGGGACAGCCGGATCTACCGGGTGCGCGGCGGGGTGCTGGCCCAGCTCTCGCGCGACCACACCGAGATCCAGTCCCTGGTCGAGCGGGGGGTGATCACCCCGCAGGAGGCGCAGACCTGGCCGCGGCGCAACGTGATCACCCGGGCGATCGGCGTGCAGGCCCAGCCCGAACTCGACCTCGACCACGGCCTGCTGGAGGCCGGCGACCTGTTCATCCTGTGCTCGGACGGGCTCACGCGGCACGTGGAGGACGGCGAGATCCTGGCGGCGGCCTCGGGCCCGGAATCCGGCAGCGCCCAGGGGCTCTGCGACGCGCTCCTCGCCCTCACCCTGCACCGCGGCGCGGCCGACAACGTCACGGTCGTGGCCGTGCGCTATCTCGGGCGTCCCGCCGACGCCCCGGCCGACTCGCCCGCCGCCTCCGGGCCGCGCCCACCGGAGGGCCCGCGCGCATGA
- a CDS encoding serine/threonine-protein kinase produces the protein MSEETVFLPPQSRSFIAPGTRLNDIYVIRSLIAAGGMGEVYRGEALATGDAVAIKVIKPDLARNASALALFRREASALHNLHHEAIVRYFVFSIDPKLELPYLAMEFVDGVSLSDRLKEGPLDGPTLRLLLRRLAAGLQAAHELGIIHRDVSPDNVILPGGNVARAKLIDFGIARAPSTDGTVIGGGFAGKYAYVSPEQLGLYGGEVTPQSDIYSLGLLMAHAARGRALDMGSNHVDVVEKRRRVPDLTGIEEPIRGLLQAMLQPNPKDRPADLAAVAALAAAEPAAPRRLPVAVLAAAGGGVAATAALAALAFAVLPARRAEAPLTTPVPQVVGPAEPVVTPSVPAPPTEPSSRADPSSRAEPARPPSATKPPIIALPDPGEDPDAPPASPRDPRREPPPLPAPGRDHDRRGGGELHPQVRRGRLLLHHAGDDPAARHHGRRLRALDAALPGFRPGVQERARDRVADHPAAGERGAVPRRRLPGAPLPAARRARGEHHHHAGPAPQRAGPRRHGRDPRRPRGRPAPRGG, from the coding sequence ATGAGCGAGGAGACGGTCTTCCTCCCGCCGCAGTCCCGGTCCTTCATCGCGCCCGGCACCCGCCTCAACGACATCTACGTGATCCGCAGCCTGATCGCGGCCGGCGGCATGGGCGAGGTCTACCGGGGCGAGGCGCTCGCCACCGGCGACGCGGTGGCGATCAAGGTGATCAAGCCGGACCTCGCCCGCAACGCCTCGGCGCTGGCCCTGTTCCGGCGCGAGGCCTCGGCCCTGCACAACCTCCACCACGAGGCGATCGTCCGCTACTTCGTGTTCTCGATCGACCCGAAGCTCGAACTCCCCTACCTGGCGATGGAGTTCGTGGACGGCGTGTCGCTCTCCGACCGGCTCAAGGAGGGTCCCCTCGACGGGCCGACGCTGCGGCTGCTGCTGCGCCGGCTCGCGGCCGGGCTGCAGGCCGCGCACGAGCTCGGGATCATCCACCGGGACGTCTCGCCCGACAACGTGATCCTGCCGGGCGGCAACGTGGCCCGCGCCAAGCTGATCGATTTCGGCATCGCCCGGGCGCCGAGCACGGACGGCACGGTGATCGGCGGGGGCTTCGCGGGCAAGTACGCCTACGTGTCCCCCGAGCAGCTGGGGCTCTACGGGGGCGAGGTCACCCCGCAATCGGACATCTACAGCCTCGGCCTGCTGATGGCGCACGCGGCGCGCGGCCGCGCCCTCGACATGGGCAGCAACCACGTCGACGTGGTCGAGAAGCGCCGGCGCGTGCCGGACCTGACCGGGATCGAGGAGCCGATCCGCGGCCTGCTGCAGGCGATGTTGCAGCCCAACCCGAAGGACCGGCCCGCCGACTTGGCGGCGGTGGCGGCGCTGGCCGCGGCCGAACCGGCCGCCCCCCGGCGCCTGCCCGTCGCGGTGCTGGCCGCGGCGGGCGGGGGCGTGGCCGCCACCGCCGCCCTCGCGGCGCTCGCCTTCGCGGTGCTGCCGGCGCGCCGGGCGGAGGCGCCGCTCACCACCCCGGTGCCGCAGGTGGTCGGCCCGGCCGAGCCGGTGGTGACGCCGAGCGTGCCCGCCCCGCCGACCGAGCCCTCCTCGCGGGCCGATCCCTCCTCGCGGGCCGAGCCCGCGCGGCCGCCCTCGGCCACGAAGCCGCCGATCATCGCCCTGCCCGACCCGGGCGAGGATCCGGACGCGCCGCCCGCATCCCCCCGGGACCCCCGGCGCGAGCCCCCGCCCCTCCCCGCCCCCGGCCGTGACCACGACCGCCGAGGAGGTGGAGAGCTTCATCCGCAAGTACGACGGGGGCGACTGCTTCTTCATCACGCCGGTGACGACCCAGCCGCCCGACATCACGGTCGACGCCTTCGGGCGCTCGACGCAGCCCTTCCGGGATTTCGACCAGGCGTTCAAGAACGCGCTCGGGATCGAGTCGCAGATCACCCTGCGGCAGGTGAGCGAGGCGCAGTGCCCCGTCGTCGCCTTCCTGGCGCGCCACTACCCGCAGCGCGACGCGCGCGCGGCGAGCATCACCATCACGCAGGACCTGCTCCACAGCGGGCAGGACCTCGTCGGCACGGTCGAGACCCGCGGCGACCGCGCGGTCGACCTGCTCCTCGTGGCGGATGA